The genome window TGTTGAAATTAAAGgatgatatatttatttcatgATTACAATACTATATTTATATACAAGACTAAGAGAATCAAGCCCATAGATCAAGGGATTAGAATCAAGGATAAGAATTAATCTACCAATAGAAATAATGGAAAGATAGTAGAAATTCCCTAATCACATTAATTGACAAAATTTCCCTAATTATATCAAATATCTCAACAATATTTCCTTCAATATCTCAACAAAAAGATTGCTATTTGAAAAGCCTTAATGGTAGCTACTATCATGAAACAACTATTTCAAAAGCTTAAGTTGCTAGGTGAAGACACATCAATGGTTTTATATATTTCTAACATGTCCCCTCACACAAGACCCCTTTGGGCATGAAGCAAAGATAATGCACAAGTCCACCTTCGCATGCTGAAATTAAACTTTTGTTAACAAACTCTAGACCACTTGGTCATAAAAGCTTTGATACCATGTCATGGACTAACTATCCCAAAAGTTTAAGTTATTGAGTGAAGATACAAGAAaggttatatattattattataattctaaATTTGCTTCGATTAACAGGTCAAGATATATTCATTGGTGatccaaagagaagaaaacaTATTTCGTATTTGGAGCTCTCTAAGACTCTAACTAATAAAGTcccaaactattttttaagaaaaggatGTTATCAAGTAATACAATCCAGGGTTCCAAATATACCAAATGTGTATCTGTCATTCCagtctccaacaattcttcacGGGCAGCCTCATCAGCATTAGGTGATGTTAGCCTTTTAAAttcctttttcaaattggttagATCAGATTTGTATTCCCTCAACTTTGCAAGAAGCATTGCTTTCACACTTGGCTGTAAACTTCTCGCTTCAAGGTCCATTTTCCGAATctgaagagagagaagagtgaTATAAGAAATGAACAGAAGATAAAACCTACAAAAACAAAGCACGGACATGTAAGAACATTCATCCTAGTACCAGAACATCAGCATCATCTAGCCCCGCTTTGATCTCAGACAACTTCTGCGGCTTCTGTTCTGAAAACAGTGTTGTTTTAAAAAGATCAGTAAACAAGATTTAACATAAAAGTAAATGATAAGCCATCATACATCTTCATATCACAGAAGCATGCTCAATATGACACCCAACACACAGCAAAGTGAATTAAATCCTCCACCTCCTCCAGAAATTGTCTAAGATTTCACTTTTAAAGAGTAAACACTATAAACAAAAGAGACACACAAACAAATCGATGTTGCCAGCCTGGGATCACCATATTCAACAGCAGCAACCGGCGAAGAACATCAGAGAAACCCAAGAACATGACTAGCCCCAATAATATAATTCACAAAACTGATCAATAAGATAGGATAGTTCATCAAATCATATAGATAGATACATAAAGCAGTAGCACAAAATCATTGAATAACACAAAATAATGACTTTTAGTTGCTTTGACCACATCTTGACATTGAAATAATTTCTATTACTACAAATTTTGGATGATAACAATCCCTATACTCTTGCTCGTAGGCAATTTAGCACAATCCAAAGGACAATTAGGAAGAAGAGTGAAGGTATAAGAAGCCCCATTTCCCAATAGGCAATAACAAACTCTAGAGACAGACATGCATGCCATGACGAGTTCCGTACAAATTAGAgcaaaaaaaacacaaagggCAGTCCAAGACATCAAAACACAACATAGAAAAACAGGTAAACGACAAAAGGGGtgaatcaaacgacaataaagtTTGGATTTTTAAGGTACCTTGGTCAGAAACAAGAGAGGCAGAACTGCATTTGCGAGAGAGATTAGCAGAGAGTTCACAGTACTGGCGCTCGTACCCTTCGAAGACCTCACTCATCTTCTCACACCCTTTTGAAAAAAgagcaaaaaaaatgaaaattggaaATGGGAAATTGGAAATAATAGAACCCCATCAGTGCAAGGTGATGGATGATTCGATTTTACCTTAGTTTGAATGGAAAAAGGGTGTGAGGGATCTGAACAAGATTGAGATTTTGGGTGTGTTGGTGTTAAGAGTGAAAAATGGAGTTGGAAAATATGAGGATGGGAAGGAAGCAAGTTTCCTTTTGCACCGTAGGAACTGTAATTTCACCAACCGCGGGGAAGGAGCCTGCGGTTCGGACACTTTGATCTGCTATGTCGTTAGTTGATGGTTGCCGGTTTTATTAGATTGTACAAGTCAACagtcaaatttttgtttttaccaTACCATTCGATAGTCAAACAAAATTCACCTTCTTCCAAGTTCGAAATTCTTTTGCCAAATTTTGATGACTTGTTCTTAGCTGAGGTAAATTGATATTACTTTTAGGCAAATTCTAGGATGAAGAAGTACAACAAATACTAGTTCGTGGATGAATCCTTACTAATTTTTTCAACCGTGCGATAcacaaaacattttaattattatattctttaaggtaatttgttatttaatgttttatcttattaaacaaattcacattttaattattcatattcttttttaaggtaatttgtaataaatttaaaaattcaccaaactaattatttcaatttttcatgtttattttaaatttaaaattaacaatttttattttagtctatattttttttgttttcatccgataaaaaattgaaattttgtttgtGATTCCTACTTATTATGTGACACTTTTAGCAATGTGTTTTGTGGAACATCAAGTGACTATTCCAGGTAATATGGTAGTGTCTTGATCCAACATATAATATGTTATCTGATTTTGGCAAGTGTATCCACtttatcacaagtagtaaagattaAAACAGAAAACTGAGTATCGAGTTCAGAGgaactttgtttgtatttaCGTTGGTAAATACTCAATTTGTAAGCAATATAAGAGGGAGTAGAATAGAAATAAAGAGaaggaaagaaattaaatttaaaaagacaataataataaaataaacaagaagaGAACAAAGATGATATCAGAATGCAATTATGTTAGGGTCTAGCATGTCTAACTACCCTTGatgcaatattaatatttttctctattcaatGTTTTTCCAATTTTCACCCACATCTACTAATATGCTCCCCCTATCCCTCACGATGGAGagtttaatttatgtattctctctcccaaatccctttgcaaaTATGAAATCATAAATAACATTAAGTATAAAGATGTATGCGGAAGCACAACAAAGTCACTCCATCCCTAGCAATGCAATGTTGAGATGTCTTTTCCCAGTTCTTTAAAcattaccatttcccaatgaATCTCCTAAAAATAGATGCATGGATGGTCAAATCATACAATAACAATGAAAAGCAGAAAATGAACAATCTGGCTGCTAGGCTCCAACAGAGGGGGTTTAGCCATTCATAgtcatgagagactttacacttCAGAGCTAATAAAAGAAAGAGCTAGATGACTAGTAATAAGAAAAAGGCGAATGGCTAAGGAAAGAGGGTTTACCTTAAGGGAGAGACTCAGACTTTGGATTTATGCAGTGGAGAGCTTTGAGACTTGGTGTGTCTTTTCCTTTTGCTTCCTATTCCTTTTATAGGCCTGAGGTAACTTACTTTTCACGCTGACTTCTCACGTTGAGTCTGACCTTCATGCTCAGCGAGACTGTGCGCTAGGCGAGACTTAACTTTGCTTGCTAAGCGAGAGTTGCGCGCTGAGCGAGCTGTCCAATTCTTTCAACACTTCTACAATGCTTTTTCTTCCacatttttcatcaattttcttctaaagCACTTcagttcttcttcttttgacttttgctaataaaaaattgcagagatgttaatttttttgttatttcattaaaaacagtAATAAGGTGaagaaattattatcattattagccAAAAATGATTATCAATTTAGCTCAGATTTCGCGGTTATCATAGT of Glycine soja cultivar W05 chromosome 1, ASM419377v2, whole genome shotgun sequence contains these proteins:
- the LOC114411643 gene encoding vesicle transport v-SNARE 12-like, with product MSEVFEGYERQYCELSANLSRKCSSASLVSDQEQKPQKLSEIKAGLDDADVLIRKMDLEARSLQPSVKAMLLAKLREYKSDLTNLKKEFKRLTSPNADEAAREELLETGMTDTHLASADQRERLTMSVERLNQSSERIRDSHRTLLETEELGINIIQDLHSQRETLLNSHKRLHGIDDAIDKSKKVLTTMSRRITRNKWIVASVIGALVFAIVIILFYKLSH